In Bradyrhizobium sp. 1(2017), one DNA window encodes the following:
- a CDS encoding cytochrome ubiquinol oxidase subunit I — protein MDPTALLLSRLQFAFTISFHIIFPAFTIGLAAWLTLLEAMHLRSGKPVYRTLFEFWLKIFGVAFGMGVVSGVVMAFQFGTNWSVLSKMSGPIQGPLLSYETFTAFMLEASFFGILIFGRTRVPPWFYLFSTAMVALGTTLSAFWIMVNNSWMQVPTGYVMQNGQFVPDDWMQIIFNRVVWVRFPHMLLASYLTGAFCVAATGAWYLLRRTYRAEAHVMLRMGLALAAVLLPVQLFIGHLVGDYVHDYQPAKFAAIEARWHDEQPASEVLIAIPDSSTESNRYAISIPVLGSIIGSMSLSSKEVGLTSFPPQDRPPVVIPFFAFRIMVGCGLLMLALAWLGSWLGLRHRLERNRLLLWGIFLSFPLPWIAILTGWYTAEVGRQPWTVYGVLRTADAVTPFLTAAAATTSLIMFVAVYAFIFSFGTYYIYRLLRAGPAGLGGKVLHAPAMPNRPMSLADRPPPPSGNYAQAGE, from the coding sequence ATGGACCCGACGGCGCTTCTCCTGTCGCGGCTGCAATTCGCCTTCACCATCTCGTTTCACATCATCTTCCCGGCTTTCACCATCGGGCTCGCCGCATGGCTCACCTTGCTCGAGGCGATGCATCTTCGGAGCGGCAAGCCGGTCTACCGAACCCTGTTCGAGTTCTGGCTCAAGATATTCGGCGTCGCCTTCGGCATGGGCGTCGTGTCGGGCGTGGTGATGGCGTTCCAGTTCGGCACGAACTGGAGCGTCCTTTCGAAGATGTCAGGGCCGATCCAGGGACCGCTTCTGTCCTACGAGACGTTCACCGCCTTCATGCTGGAGGCGAGCTTCTTCGGCATCCTCATTTTCGGCCGGACCAGGGTGCCTCCCTGGTTCTACCTGTTCTCGACCGCGATGGTGGCGCTCGGCACCACGCTCTCGGCGTTCTGGATCATGGTGAACAACAGCTGGATGCAGGTGCCGACAGGTTACGTCATGCAGAACGGGCAATTCGTGCCCGACGACTGGATGCAGATCATCTTCAACCGGGTGGTCTGGGTCAGGTTTCCGCACATGCTGCTCGCTTCATACCTGACCGGCGCGTTCTGCGTTGCGGCCACGGGGGCCTGGTATCTGCTACGGCGGACTTATCGGGCCGAGGCGCATGTGATGTTGCGCATGGGCCTGGCGCTCGCGGCGGTGCTGCTTCCCGTTCAGCTCTTCATCGGGCATCTCGTCGGCGACTACGTCCACGATTACCAGCCGGCCAAGTTCGCCGCGATCGAGGCGCGCTGGCACGACGAGCAGCCGGCCTCGGAGGTGCTGATCGCGATCCCCGATTCCAGCACCGAATCGAACAGATACGCGATATCGATTCCGGTGCTCGGGAGCATCATCGGCAGCATGAGCCTGAGCTCGAAGGAGGTCGGCCTGACCAGCTTTCCGCCGCAGGACCGGCCGCCGGTGGTGATCCCGTTCTTCGCCTTCCGTATCATGGTCGGTTGCGGCCTCCTGATGTTGGCATTGGCCTGGCTCGGGAGCTGGCTCGGGCTCAGGCATCGCCTCGAGCGAAACCGCCTGCTGCTCTGGGGCATCTTCCTCAGCTTTCCGTTACCCTGGATCGCAATCCTCACCGGCTGGTATACCGCCGAGGTCGGCCGCCAGCCGTGGACGGTCTACGGGGTGCTGCGCACCGCAGATGCGGTGACGCCATTCCTGACGGCGGCCGCGGCGACGACGTCGCTGATCATGTTCGTCGCGGTCTATGCCTTCATCTTCTCGTTCGGGACTTACTACATCTACCGGCTGTTGCGCGCCGGTCCGGCGGGACTTGGCGGCAAGGTCCTGCATGCGCCCGCCATGCCCAACCGGCCGATGTCGCTTGCTGACCGTCCGCCGCCCCCGAGCGGCAACTACGCTCAGGCAGGAGAATGA